In the Verrucomicrobiia bacterium genome, one interval contains:
- a CDS encoding AAA family ATPase — MSESTPFNVLLTDFLPAALVESVHKEAVKVESVPPVRLLDDLRAPAAENDPSELIMHRFLYRGGVCLVLGPTGIGKSSFLMQLGIHFAVGKPLFGITPGGAYRERGMRVLLIQAENDEGDLAEMRDGVLSGCNLPEVEKAQAQKRFMVCTVNDRSGDKFALTLDALLTEFGPFDLVIIDPAFAYLGGDSNSQKDVSHFMRELLNPLLQRHRVGLILAHHTNKPLRGKEKENWEAGDYAYLGAGSAEWINPARAAIALRSIGSDTVFELRAPKRGKRLRWQSDGVPTVTRFIAHHRAVGVICWREAEKSEVEEVLAGNPGGRPRSCDLVEVLHCIATHPGRHQGFLNGVVAKALDCSEQAVQRTIQDAVEAGFVRFTEKGRTRLYHLTEKGQTKAEERPTAHDWKKP, encoded by the coding sequence GTGTCTGAGTCCACCCCATTCAACGTCCTGCTGACCGATTTCCTCCCCGCCGCCCTCGTCGAGTCCGTCCACAAGGAGGCGGTCAAGGTCGAGAGCGTGCCTCCTGTCCGGCTGCTCGATGACCTTCGCGCCCCGGCCGCCGAAAACGATCCATCCGAACTCATCATGCACCGATTCCTCTACCGCGGCGGCGTCTGCCTCGTGCTCGGCCCCACCGGCATCGGCAAGTCGTCTTTTCTGATGCAACTCGGGATCCACTTCGCCGTCGGCAAACCGCTCTTCGGCATCACCCCCGGCGGGGCCTACCGCGAACGCGGGATGCGGGTCCTCCTGATCCAGGCTGAGAACGACGAGGGCGACCTCGCCGAAATGCGCGATGGCGTCCTCAGCGGCTGCAACCTGCCCGAAGTCGAAAAAGCGCAGGCCCAGAAACGATTCATGGTCTGCACGGTCAACGACCGCAGCGGCGACAAGTTCGCCCTCACTCTCGATGCGCTCCTGACCGAGTTCGGTCCCTTCGACCTCGTCATCATCGATCCGGCCTTCGCCTACCTCGGCGGCGATTCGAACAGCCAGAAGGATGTCAGCCACTTCATGCGCGAGCTGCTGAATCCGCTCCTGCAACGGCACCGGGTCGGCCTGATTCTCGCGCACCACACGAACAAGCCGCTCCGGGGAAAGGAGAAGGAGAACTGGGAGGCCGGGGACTACGCCTACCTCGGCGCCGGCTCCGCGGAGTGGATCAACCCGGCGAGAGCAGCCATCGCGCTTCGGTCGATCGGTTCGGACACCGTCTTCGAACTCAGGGCGCCCAAGCGCGGCAAACGACTCCGATGGCAGTCCGACGGCGTTCCCACGGTCACCCGTTTCATCGCCCACCACCGGGCGGTCGGCGTCATCTGCTGGCGCGAGGCGGAGAAGTCCGAGGTCGAGGAGGTGCTGGCCGGCAACCCCGGTGGCCGCCCGCGCAGCTGCGACTTGGTCGAGGTCCTTCACTGCATCGCAACGCACCCAGGTCGCCACCAGGGCTTCCTGAACGGCGTCGTCGCAAAGGCCCTCGACTGCTCCGAGCAGGCAGTCCAGCGGACCATCCAGGACGCCGTCGAGGCCGGCTTCGTGCGCTTCACCGAGAAGGGGCGGACCCGCCTCTACCACCTCACGGAAAAGGGCCAAACCAAGGCCGAGGAACGCCCCACCGCTCACGACTGGAAAAAGCCCTGA
- a CDS encoding DNA cytosine methyltransferase: MAEIAAVPRNGFTAISTFSGCGGSCLGYRMAGFRLVWASEFIPAAAEVYRANHPDTILDTRDIREVKPSDILEAAGLKAGELDLMDGSPPCASFSTAGKREKHWGKAKKYSDTVQRTDDLFFEFIRLLDGLKPRVFVAENVSGLVKGVAKGYFLEILAKLKACGYRVGVKVLDAQWLGVPQARQRTIFIGVREDLGKPPVFPKPLPYRYTLRDALPWIVRGKYGPTWKPADAPSPTVSAHGSYNPVTSHQGLELVEARITGGTGAAFDQKGQAFDPDRPCPTVLGTKPNQFAVEGLDMSRFAIGKEWDRLKPGESSDRYFNLVRPHPDAPCPTICASHGHPGIASVTHPTEKRKLAIAELKRICAFPDDFVLTGSYGQQWERLGRAVPPVMMAAIGRTIRDEILA; the protein is encoded by the coding sequence ATGGCGGAGATCGCCGCCGTGCCGCGGAACGGTTTCACCGCCATCTCGACCTTCAGCGGGTGCGGCGGTTCGTGCCTCGGGTACCGGATGGCCGGCTTCCGTCTCGTGTGGGCGAGCGAGTTCATCCCGGCCGCCGCCGAGGTATACCGGGCCAACCACCCCGACACGATCCTCGACACTCGCGACATCCGGGAGGTGAAGCCCAGCGACATCCTTGAAGCGGCAGGGCTCAAGGCGGGCGAACTTGATCTCATGGATGGCTCGCCGCCGTGCGCCTCGTTCTCTACAGCGGGCAAGCGCGAGAAGCACTGGGGCAAGGCGAAGAAGTACTCCGACACCGTCCAGCGCACGGACGACCTCTTCTTCGAGTTCATCCGGCTCCTGGATGGGCTGAAGCCCCGGGTGTTCGTGGCGGAGAACGTCAGCGGTCTCGTGAAAGGCGTGGCCAAGGGCTACTTCCTCGAAATCCTCGCCAAGCTGAAGGCCTGCGGCTACCGAGTCGGGGTCAAGGTCCTCGACGCGCAATGGCTCGGCGTCCCGCAGGCGCGGCAACGAACCATCTTCATCGGCGTGCGCGAGGACCTCGGGAAACCGCCCGTCTTCCCGAAGCCGCTGCCCTACCGCTACACGCTCCGCGACGCGTTGCCGTGGATCGTGCGCGGCAAATACGGTCCGACGTGGAAGCCGGCGGACGCGCCGTCGCCGACCGTCAGCGCGCACGGGTCGTACAACCCGGTGACGAGCCATCAGGGTCTCGAACTGGTCGAGGCGCGGATCACCGGCGGCACCGGCGCGGCGTTCGATCAAAAGGGCCAGGCGTTCGACCCTGACCGTCCGTGCCCGACGGTGCTGGGCACCAAACCGAACCAGTTCGCGGTCGAGGGCCTCGACATGTCCCGCTTCGCCATCGGCAAGGAGTGGGATCGGCTCAAGCCCGGCGAATCGTCCGACCGCTACTTCAACCTCGTGCGACCGCATCCGGACGCACCGTGCCCGACCATCTGCGCCAGTCACGGGCATCCGGGAATTGCGAGCGTCACGCACCCGACCGAGAAGCGGAAGCTGGCCATCGCCGAGTTGAAGCGCATCTGCGCCTTCCCTGACGACTTTGTCCTGACCGGCAGCTACGGCCAGCAGTGGGAGCGTCTCGGTCGCGCCGTGCCCCCCGTCATGATGGCAGCCATCGGAAGGACCATTCGGGATGAAATCCTCGCTTGA
- a CDS encoding methyltransferase domain-containing protein — protein sequence MKSSLEIPQHWTFRSRAVAKHFDQHVREQLPWYDVATNAVAHFGRHYIPNGGRVYDIGASTGNIGNALRETLAQRKAKFTAIEESQEMADKYAGPPQLIVADAVSFAYEPFDFAVAFLVFMFLPVATRGSFLRRLQGLTKPGGALVILDKIQMPPGYVGTAFSRLTLQQKLAVGAEPGAILQKELSLAGYQRPFDTRLLPKTARVFFQVGEFVGWIIEAPEA from the coding sequence ATGAAATCCTCGCTTGAGATCCCCCAGCACTGGACGTTCCGCAGCCGTGCCGTCGCGAAGCACTTCGACCAGCACGTGCGCGAGCAGCTTCCGTGGTATGACGTTGCCACAAACGCCGTCGCCCACTTCGGCCGCCACTACATCCCGAACGGAGGTCGGGTGTACGACATCGGGGCCTCGACCGGGAACATCGGTAACGCCCTCCGGGAGACGCTCGCCCAGCGGAAGGCGAAGTTCACCGCGATCGAGGAAAGCCAGGAGATGGCCGACAAGTACGCAGGCCCGCCTCAACTCATCGTCGCCGACGCCGTCAGCTTCGCCTACGAGCCATTCGACTTCGCGGTGGCCTTCCTGGTCTTCATGTTCCTGCCCGTCGCCACCCGCGGCTCGTTCCTGCGCCGGTTGCAGGGCCTGACCAAGCCCGGCGGCGCCCTCGTCATCCTCGACAAGATCCAGATGCCACCCGGGTACGTGGGGACCGCGTTCAGCCGGCTCACGCTCCAGCAAAAGCTCGCGGTGGGCGCGGAACCGGGCGCGATCCTCCAGAAGGAACTTTCCCTCGCCGGGTATCAGCGACCCTTCGACACTCGGCTCCTGCCGAAGACGGCGCGGGTGTTCTTCCAGGTCGGCGAGTTCGTCGGCTGGATCATCGAGGCACCGGAGGCCTGA
- a CDS encoding ParB N-terminal domain-containing protein, producing MNDRKPKKRAAVPSPAPEPSANPPAGPAVNCAFDELVPLEKLVPNPRNPNQHPQSQVALLAKVIGHQGWRSPVVVSTRSGFIVAGHGRYEAAKALGLSVVPVDYQDFATEADEWAHLIADNRLAELAEADDAALRSLLGELKATDLDMDLSGFDATALQGLLSGAAEPEAPADFPAVDENVPTEFQCPRCAFKWSGKPS from the coding sequence ATGAACGACCGAAAACCAAAAAAACGCGCCGCGGTTCCAAGCCCGGCCCCGGAACCCTCCGCCAATCCGCCCGCCGGCCCAGCGGTCAACTGCGCCTTCGACGAGCTGGTGCCGCTGGAAAAGCTGGTGCCGAACCCACGCAACCCAAACCAGCACCCGCAGAGCCAGGTCGCCCTTCTGGCCAAGGTCATCGGGCATCAGGGCTGGCGCTCGCCGGTGGTCGTCTCGACCCGGTCCGGGTTCATCGTCGCAGGCCACGGTCGCTACGAAGCGGCCAAGGCACTCGGACTATCGGTGGTGCCCGTCGACTACCAGGACTTCGCAACCGAGGCCGACGAGTGGGCGCACCTGATCGCCGACAACCGGCTGGCTGAACTCGCGGAGGCCGATGACGCCGCGCTTCGCTCGCTGCTCGGCGAACTGAAGGCGACCGATCTCGACATGGACCTGTCCGGGTTCGACGCGACGGCGCTGCAAGGCCTCCTGTCCGGCGCGGCAGAGCCCGAGGCCCCGGCCGACTTCCCCGCGGTCGACGAGAACGTGCCGACCGAGTTCCAGTGTCCGAGGTGTGCCTTCAAGTGGTCGGGCAAGCCGTCGTGA